A section of the Perognathus longimembris pacificus isolate PPM17 chromosome 7, ASM2315922v1, whole genome shotgun sequence genome encodes:
- the Aldh4a1 gene encoding delta-1-pyrroline-5-carboxylate dehydrogenase, mitochondrial: protein MLPPPRAVLLRCSRLAGAWTRVGLRWKHASPLKVANEPILGFAPGSPERDALQKALKDLKGQTAAIPCVVGDEEVWTSDVRYQVSPFNHRHKVAKFCYADKALLNKAIEASLAARKEWDLKPLADRAQIFLKAADLLSGPRRAEVLAKTMLGQGKTVIQAEIDAAAELIDFFRFNAKFAMELEGEQPISTPPSTNSMVYRGLEGFVAAISPFNFTAIGGNLAGAPALMGNVVLWKPSDTAMLANHAVYRVLREAGLPPNVIQFVPADGPVFGDTVTSSEHLCGVNFTGSVPTFKHLWKQVAQNLDRFRTFPRLAGECGGKNFHLVHRSADVDSVVSGTLRSAFEYGGQKCSACSRLYAPASLWPQIKGRLLEELRRIKVGDPAEDFGTFFSAVIDAKSFARIKKWLEHARSSPNLTILAGGKCDDSVGYFVEPCIVESKDPRDPIMKEEIFGPVLTVYVYPDDKFRETLQLVDSTTSFGLTGAVFAQDKDIVQEATTALRNAAGNFYVNDKSTGSVVGQQPFGGSRASGTNDKPGGPHYLLRWTSPQVIKETHEPLGDWRYSYMQ, encoded by the exons ATGCTGCCTCCGCCGCGGGCCGTCCTCCTGCGGTGCTCCCGCCTGGCCGGTGCCTGGACCCGGGTTGG GCTGCGGTGGAAGCACGCCTCCCCGCTGAAGGTGGCCAATGAGCCCATCTTGGGCTTCGCGCCTGGCAGCCCTGAACGAGACGCACTGCAGAAG GCCTTGAAGGACCTGAAAGGCCAGACGGCAGCCATCCCATGTGTGGTGGGGGACGAGGAGGTGTGGACGTCGGACGTCCGGTACCAGGTGTCG CCCTTCAACCACAGACACAAGGTAGCCAAGTTCTGCTATGCAGACAAG GCCCTGCTCAACAAAGCCATCGAGGCCTCCTTGGCTGCCAGGAAGGAGTGGGACCTGAAGCCCCTGGCAGACCGGGCCCAGATCTTCCTGAAGGCGGCCGATCTGCTAAGTGGGCCACGCAGGGCCGAGGTCCTGGCCAAGACCATGTTGGGGCAG GGCAAGACGGTGATCCAGGCCGAGATAGACGCCGCTGCGGAGCTCATCGACTTCTTCCGATTCAATGCCAAGTTCGCCATGGAGCTGGAGGGGGAGCAGCCCATCAGCACGCCGCCCAGCACCAACAGCATGGTGTACCGGGGGCTGGAG GGCTTCGTGGCCGCCATCTCACCCTTTAACTTCACCGCCATCGGTGGCAACCTGGCGGGGGCGCCGGCCTTGATG GGCAACGTGGTCCTGTGGAAACCCAGCGACACCGCCATGCTGGCCAACCACGCCGTCTACCGCGTGCTCCGCGAGGCCGGCCTGCCCCCCAACGTCATCCAGTTCGTGCCTGCGGACGGGCCGGTGTTCGGGGACACCGTGACCAGCTCGGAGCACCTCTGTGGGGTCAACTTCACCGGCAGCGTGCC CACCTTCAAACACCTATGGAAGCAGGTGGCCCAGAACCTGGACAGGTTCCGCACCTTCCCACGCCTGGCCGGAG AGTGTGGCGGGAAGAACTTCCACCTGGTGCACCGCTCTGCGGACGTGGACAGCGTGGTGAGCGGGACGCTGCGCTCGGCTTTCGAGTATGGCGGCCAGAAGTGCTCGGCCTGCTCCCGCCTCTACGCGCCCGCCTCCCTGTGGCCACAGATCAAAGGGCGGCTGCTGGAGGAGCTCCGCAGGATCAAAGTGGGCGAC cctgCAGAAGACTTCGGGACCTTCTTCTCTGCCGTGATTGACGCCAAG tccttcGCCCGCATCAAGAAGTGGCTGGAGCATGCCCGCTCCTCGCCCAACCTCACCATCCTGGCTGGGGGCAAGTGCGACGACTCCGTGGGCTACTTCGTGGAGCCCTGCATCGTGGAGAGCAAGGACCCGCGGGACCCCATCATGAAGGAG GAGATCTTCGGGCCTGTGCTGACCGTGTACGTCTACCCAGATGACAAGTTCAGGGAGACCCTGCAGCTGGTCGACAGCACCACCAGCTTCGGCCTCACGGGGGCAGTGTTTGCCCAGGATAA GGACATTGTCCAGGAGGCTACAACTGCGCTGAGGAATGCTGCTGGGAACTTCTACGTCAATGACAAGTCCACGGGCTCGGTAGTTGGCCAGCAGCCCTTCGGCGGGTCCCGGGCCTCTG